GAGGTATAGTTTGATTCAAGTCAGCAATGGCAGCTTCTGCCATTTTTTTCTGATCATACAAAACAAAGCCTACTCCCTTAGATTGGTTAGTGTTTGGATGAGTCATTATTCTGGAACGGATGATAATACCATAAGGTTCAAAGAGCTTAACAAGGTCGCTCTGAGCATAATGATTTGGTAAATGGCTCACATAAACATTGGCCCCCTTCACCCCAAGACCACTGGGCCTAGCGAGCGCCACTTTGATTCTTTTGTTCTCAATATGAAGTCCATTTAAAGTTTGAACTGCTCTTGCAGCATCTTCTGGGTGTTCGTAATCTACAAATCCAAATCCGTAGCTGTATCCTGTTGCCCTGTCTTGAATTATTTTTGATGACTTAATTGGACCAATAGTCAGGAACATGGCTCGGAATTCTTCATTGGAAAGACTTTGTGGGATATAATTCACTATTAAGTTGGTTAGATTCCCACCATTATCTTCACAGTGATCTTCTGTTGCCATGGCAACAGTCCCTTGTCTGTCATAACAGCTCCAACACAGTGATTGCTAACAGTTGCACAGGGCTTTTCTCcctagaaaagtaaaaaaagaaaaaggttaatTGGAAACTGGAATATATCCAAtcacagattaaaaaaaacaaaacaaaacaaacatatacacttcgTTGACGTAGGTAATTATTTTTCACAGTTGCAATAAAAACCATGTTTTCATCTGTGTAGTTCAATACTCTACTGATGTAACTGCATAAGTTCCAGAAGCAATGTCAAGACATTAAtactgatttcttttttaaaatacatttacaaaCTATGTAAGAATTTGTGAAAATAGACATCAAGTAAATCCTATCAGAAAACTCATTAGGAGAGGATGGGTGTTTAATTTTGAATCCGGTTCTAAtggtaattgtatgtatgtataaaggagtTCTAAGTCAGACAAGCTAATAATATACGGTCAAGAGAGTGAATATTAgggattctttttatttttgcttggGTTTCAAGTTCAATTCTAATAAAAAGATTTATTGGATCCTTTAATTATCACTTACGTGGAAATACACAACTGCTTTTGTTCTAGTCCATTCTGAAACTTCggtagaatttagtaaaataacttataagTAAGTATTTGGAATGTAAATTGACACAAAACATTAATGAAAGTTTTTAATCTAGAACAGCTGAAGACAGCTTGTAACGAAAGTGGGGTCAATATACAAAACTTGATTATAAAAGCAATTGAATCCAAGATAAAGATACAGTTGAAGCCATCCACATCTATTGCCACGAAGTCTATAGAAACCCAAGATGAGGACTGGAGCAAATATTTTCATAAGGTACTGATCAGTAATATCAGCCACATTTTAAGATGCAAGGGAATCCTGGTGAACTGTTCACTCACAAGCCCAGAATTCACCAGGCTACAGGTATGGATTTGGATTTGTTGATTACAAACACCCAGAAGATGCAGTTAGAGCAGTTCAAACTTTAAATGGACTTCATACTAAGAGAAAAAGAATCTTGCTAGGCCCAGTGAAGAGGGCCAATGTTTATGTGGGCCACTTACCAAATCATATAGACCAGAAAATGAGCATATGGACATATTTCTGCTATAAATGAGACATGTCAAAGACCTAGACTACAAAACAGATTGCTGTACTCTGGATAAGATGAGAGAAAATAGTTCAAGGCAGGACATTCTAAAGctggttttttaaatatttacagataTCAAGTGTTCATTTTTAGTAATTCATGCTTaatccattagcatttaaactgaccatatccagccaaaatattctacttgtacAAACCAACTGGATTTGGCCTCtcaaacctaccctacaatgtcattataaaaatgatcacatcattgaaatagcGAAGCTATACATAATTCAAACCAACAAGTATGACATTTGACACTAAACTGAATGTATCTACTAGCAAGAGTAAGATAACTATATACAAGtgatgacaaaaaaagaaatagcaaCCGCCTACTTAGCAGCAgcttaataattttaatgaattaacagCAAATTTACGTCAGGTTAATAAGAAAACAGCAGCAATAACTTATTTCTGAAAGAGGATAAAGAAAATTATCATTGCTGATAGTAGAACAGAATGATTAtaaagatgtaaataaataaaatagctttgATAGTGTTTTTTGTGCTACTGACCAACTTAATTTCTTGGTCATTCACCATGGAATGAAATAACTGCCTTCTGGCCCTATAATTATCAATGGTGCCGATTAGTACTTGTTGATCCACATACAGTTCAGATATTTCAAAatggattttttctttttgcttgaaACAAAAATGCTTGGATTGGACTGTTAATCTCTACTGACAAAACACTAGATGATTTTTAACATATGAATTTTCcctgtattttgatattttacaaCAGGACGCTCCTTCCTTAAATCAACAATTTTGTAAAATGAGACTTTTGTCAGattttacaaacaaacaatgcaAAACTTTCAtaattcttagaaattttacttgGAGCAAGAAAGAATTGCCTGGCTATTATTAGCAACTATCAAAGaacaggggagataatttcagGTAATTAATTTCTCAGTTAATTTGCATGTGGTCTCTctcaggaggaagaggagaatttGGCAGGTTTTCGTCATCTTGACTACATCAATGTAATTTACTCTCTTCTAGTTGAGCCTGATGATAAAATCAAAGTAGATTTTCACACAGAAAGCCAGTCGATGGCTTGAATTtgcataattcttttctactctaggcacaaggcccaaaattggGGAGGGGAgacagtcaattaaatcgaccccagtatgcaactagtacatacgaaatacggctaagcaccTTGGCATGCTCACTGCCTTTTGAATTTGCATAATTAAGTTAAAGAGTGACATAATGCTGTTACTTAATTGAAATTTCTTGGACGAAGAAACTCAGAACGGGCAGTTAACAGCAACTCTTGATATTTGGTTTCCACTAAATTTTCAACAATCAAATCATATAAAAGTTATTTCAGAAACTCTGAAATAGAATCAAATACCAATGACAATACACGAGcgaatgaaacaaaagaaaatgtcttTACCAGACATATTCAGTGATACTATCAATGAAATATTAGTCAAAAGTCAAACATTACAGGTGATGATGTTTAatgctttagcatttaaaccaccttaatattctacctgttttatgttcaaactaaccagatccagtctctcacccCTATCcagtaatgtcattctaaaaataaacaatcacatcttcaaaacctcaaagctacgagataatacaGGATCAATTTTATAAAATAGGAACATATAAGTATAACATGTACAAAGGGTTAAATCCAGCCCTATGAATAATGGTATTCAAACTACCTTTGTTGTTCTCTCCTAAGTTTTAGGGGCTGATTTGACTATTTCTAGCCACATTTCTGATTTGCTCAACTTGAATAATACAACACAAAAAATCATACAATGGTTCATTGCCACAATAACTATAAGAAAGTGTATTCATCTCTTATAAAGAAGGGAACATACTCAAACAAAATGAGACTGTTCTCAACATTGATTGAACATTTACTTTCCAACAGTCAGATGCCCTGATCAATAAATAGTCAAGACATGCTTTTGAAAAGGAATGGAAACAAAACAGTATGGATTGAGGCTCTCTTATTTACAGTCAGTGCATGTACAGAGTATGACGATGGACTTCagtgtctgtctatcaattttaCTCACAAAATATCGGTCAGAAACAGTGGCTATGTTGAGGGACTGAACCCCTAACCACACGATACCAAAGCAACTTCTTAAATATGCAGCCATGCTTGCTATACTAACAAAATCTTTCCACGTgtcttagttaaaaaaaaactccATTTAACATTAAGAATGTTTTCAGGAAATAGTTAGCCGAACCTGACAGTACGTCTTTCATAAAGCTATACTTAGGGAATATTCAGTCAACTAATACTGATAGAGGGATTCTGTGGTTTCAGGTAGTGGAGCTGTATCACTTTACAATATAACCTAATGGACACAAGTGATGAAATAAAAGTTGTAGACACCTTGCAAATTCCAGCTTGAGATATGATAAGAACATATCACTTGCAATGAATTATCATAGAAAAATGAGACAAGGTGCACTGCTGCTACATGCACAATATATCCAAGAGTATATTTAAAAGACCTGACAATAGAAACTGTCACTTTGAGCTAGAAAGCTACATTATCAACTCTTCCCTCAACTCAACAAAATACACTgatatagtttctttttttcttcttactctcTTCTTACACGTTTCACAATCGATATTCTCCCAAGCTGCAACCCTCTAGAGTTCTCTCCCTTTCTACACAAACTGATTATATGTAAGGTCACCAACTTGGGAAGATATTTAATTTTGCTCATTGCTATACTAACAAAATCTTTCCATGTGTCATATTCTTGAtgctttctttcagtcattagactacggtcatgctggggcaccaccttgaagagtttgtagttgaatgaatcgaccccagtaccaatttttattttttctcctcctcAAGTTTGTtacctattctattggactcttgcAAACTACCAAgatgtggtggtcgtggtggggcatagacacaaaggcatacacatgcacacacacacacataaaagttttcttccagtttccatctaccaaatccacacacgagGTATTGGTCGGCCAAAGGCTACAGTAGAGGACACTtcccgaaggtgccatgcagagagagactgaacccagaatcatgtggttgggaagcaagcttcttaccacacagccacgcctgcatctcTATATCATGAATCAGTGTTTATCTCTATAGTTTTACTGAGAGAACAATAAATAAGCTATGACGTCAGTCCTTTACAGCTGGTAccagggaagaaaaaaaaaattacactgcTGTTGCCTGTAGTAACAAATCAACACTAGCCAACAATATCTAAGTGAATCGCATGATCTTTCAAGTTGGTTATCATGATTACTTATAAATCCAACAAACAATTGGCTCTGCATAAGAAGGCTAAAATCCAGTTCAAAAAGATAATTTTAACAATCAGCAAAACCacctattctttttttaaaaaaatcacatcCCAAATGACAAGAGGAGCATCATCAAATGCAAACAAGGAATTGGAGGTCTAtgaggatataaaaaaatatctttataaaataGGTATTGTATCTGATGGCCTATAAGATGCACGAGAGCATAGGGTGTACCCTAGCCTAGGTTATACTTTTGCAAAATATATTAccactaaaataatgttttaattcctccacttacctgtataactttatattattaccagtaattataagcaatttattgcatccaCATTCGATATAAACACACCGTAGGCGATTGTTCACCAATAGACGGTAGCATATGTTTTGTAAACATACCGTTTTGAGCCTGCACTGAGTGCATTGGACGCAAGGAGATTTTATGGGTAAAAAACTTGTGTTTTGTCGGCCATCGAATACGGTATCTTTTAGTACCTGTTGATTTGGTGTAAGTACAAATGGTAGATTTAATCTTTCAGCATTCAGactgctctgtcaaatgtaatgcttatttattcacattgttttgaattaatcatgcagtaTGTTGTGGCTTCTAGATcttaatgatgtaattgtttaattttttgaCTGACATTGTAGGGAAGGAGTGAGAGGTcggacctggccagtttgaacttaaaacaagtagaatatttgggccagatatggttggtttaaatgctaaacggtcAAGTCATTTTAGATAAATGCTTGAAGATAAACTTTAACATGGTGTTGCTTCCTGGCTCCTCTCCACGTGCAGTAGGTTGTTACACAACAGGAGTTCAACCGGCAGCGAATGGCTGGgattttttatggttggatgccctttccgTCACAAAGCAAGGTAATGTTGCTTCTAGTCCATTGCACGTCACTGCTAACATGCACCATAGGTCTAccatatattaaaacatacacaCCAGGATTTATTATTCAAGAAAGTAACCATTTCATGTCCTAGTGAATTCGTTCCAACTTTAGCAGTTGAAAATACAAATACTCCAAAATTATTGTAGGTTACAAGTCACTGTATGCTACAACATCTATCACAGACTATCATTCAATTATATTTTGACCATAAAGCATAGAACAGAAATTATTTGATCTTTTATGGTAGAATTGTCACGACAAACCAGCAGGATCTTCACCTTAACATCACTCAACCAAAAATCAATTACACAACTCAGTTCCTCCAAAACTGAAGGCAGGACACTTAATGTTACTTGTTCCTCTTAGCACCTGAATGACAAGAGGTCCCAATCTTAGTAACAATTAAAATGTGAACCAAACAACCTTGCACGAGAAACGACATACTGTGGTGAGCTGCAGAAATTATATCTTCACGAAAAAGCCATATAGAAAGCAATACATCAACAATACTAACAGAAATATTACAGACTTCGCTGTGTGGTTAAACATCTTGATTCCCAACCTTGCGGTCCTGTGGTCAGTCCTACAGcacggaaccttgggcaagtgtcatctatagTCTCAGCCTGACGAAATCCTTAGGAGTGGACTtagtgaacggaaactgaaagaagcccgtcgtgtgtgtgtctttgtggcacTTAAGGTgggtgccttctactgtagccttgtgagtggatttagtagacaaactgaaagaagcccatatgtatagttactgtctccttgccatgACACTACGAGTGTAACCGTCATGCAAAAAACGTGTCCTTCGTTTTCTGCATGACGGTTACACTCGTAGTGTcatggcaaggagacagtaactatacatatgggcttctttcagttttcaatatTGTCTgagcatgaggaaatattaccttacttggacaCAAGGGCTGGCAACAGGGAGGGCATTAGACTgtacaaaaatcaataaattctgtACGACCCATGCAAGCGTGGTAAAGTGGAAGCTGAAACGACGATACACATACACGTGCCGACCGAGCGTGCACCTTGGTCTAGACATCACGTGATGCTTGTAAATAAACATCATCGTGAGGCAAGCGAGATTAATTTAGTCTTCATGCCCAGTTACTGAAAAACATTacgttgcttggaaacaggtgagggttggcgacaCAAAGGGTATCTGTCTCAAAAAATTCCGCCTGACCCTTGCCggcgtggaaaaaaaaaaaaaaaaagacattacatGATAGTGACATCCGATAAGGTAATCATCATTTCACGGTCAATTTATTAATAACAATTGACCACTTACAGGACATACACCAAAATCCAAGCCAAATGCTAAGtgaaatagtattttttttacacacatacaaatcctTGAAACTATACAGAATTGACATTACAAGCAGTTCCATGCAATCACGACTTTTCTTGCCGGATTTTAAACTATAAAAGCATTTAtgtactagaaaaaaaaaaaaaaaatcataaatgctCGACAGCCATTGACCTTTTCTATCCGAAGCGGTTTTTTCTTTAGAC
The Octopus sinensis linkage group LG21, ASM634580v1, whole genome shotgun sequence DNA segment above includes these coding regions:
- the LOC115223038 gene encoding ELAV-like protein 1-B, with the translated sequence MATEDHCEDNGGNLTNLIVNYIPQSLSNEEFRAMFLTIGPIKSSKIIQDRATGYSYGFGFVDYEHPEDAARAVQTLNGLHIENKRIKVALARPSGLGVKGANVYVSHLPNHYAQSDLVKLFEPYGIIIRSRIMTHPNTNQSKGVGFVLYDQKKMAEAAIADLNQTIPPGGSEPIIVKFANEAPNSKKTRPPHEQYMNNNNSIQQTFSTPMLMRNERFTSPVPVNYSPNNPNPNPNNDMSNSPVLFIYNTGNMDESDLGQLFCGFGTVQKANIVRVHQKTKGYGFVTMANQHEAENAVGRLNGYRYRGWGPLQVSFKNK